One genomic region from Indicator indicator isolate 239-I01 chromosome 7, UM_Iind_1.1, whole genome shotgun sequence encodes:
- the LOC128967973 gene encoding cytochrome P450 26A1, protein MGFSALVASALCTFLLPLLLFLAAVKLWDLYCVSSRDPNCPLPLPPGTMGLPFFGETLQMVLQRRKFLEMKRRKYGFIYKTHLFGRPTVRVMGAENVRHILLGEHRLVSVQWPASVRTILGSGCLSNLHNGQHKHRKKVIMQAFSRDALQHYVPVIQEEVSACLAQWLGTAGPCLLVYPEVKRLMFRIAMRILLGFQPRQASPDGEQQLVEAFEEMIRNLFSLPIDVPFSGLYRGLRARNIIHAKIEENIRAKMARKEPEGGYKDALQLLMEYTQGNGEQLNMQELKESATELLFGGHETTASAATSLIAFLGLHHDVLQKVRKELQVKGLLCSPNQEKQLDMEVLEQLKYTGCVIKETLRLSPPVPGGFRIALKTLELNGYQIPKGWNVIYSICDTHDVADLFTNKEEFNPDRFMSPSPEDSSRFSFIPFGGGLRSCVGKEFAKVLLKIFTVELARSCDWQLLNGPPTMKTGPIVYPVDNLPTKFIGFSGQI, encoded by the exons ATGGGCTTTTCTGCCCTGGTCGCTAGCGCCCTGTGCAccttcctgctgcccctgcttCTCTTTTTGGCCGCCGTCAAGCTGTGGGACTTGTACTGTGTGAGCAGCCGGGACCCTAACTGCCCACTCCCGCTGCCTCCGGGCACCATGGGGCTCCCCTTCTTCGGGGAGACGCTACAGATGGTGCTGCAG AGACGGAAATTTCTGGAGATGAAGCGCAGGAAATACGGCTTTATCTACAAGACTCACCTCTTCGGGCGGCCCACGGTGCGGGTGATGGGCGCTGAGAACGTGCGGCATATCCTGCTGGGCGAGCACCGGCTCGTCTCCGTGCAGTGGCCCGCCTCGGTGCGCACCATTCTGGGCTCGGGCTGCCTCTCCAACCTCCACAACGGGCAGCACAAGCACCGCAAAAAG GTGATCATGCAGGCCTTCTCCCGGGACGCCCTGCAGCACTACGTGCCCGTCATCCAGGAGGAGGTGAGCGCCTGCCTGGCGCAGTGGCTGGGCACCGCCGGGCCCTGCCTGCTGGTGTATCCCGAGGTGAAGCGCCTGATGTTTCGCATAGCCATGAGGATCCTGCTGGGATTTCAGCCCCGCCAGGCCAGCCCTGACGGTGAGCAGCAACTGGTGGAAGCCTTCGAGGAAATGATCCGcaacctcttctccctccctatTGATGTGCCTTTCAGTGGGCTCTACCGG GGCTTGCGGGCACGCAACATCATACATGCCAAGATCGAGGAGAACATCCGTGCCAAGATGGCCCgcaaggagcctgagggtggcTATAAGgatgcactgcagctgctgatggAATATACTCAGGGCAATGGGGAACAGCTCAACATGCAG GAACTGAAGGAGTCTGctacagagctgctgtttgGGGGCCATGAAACTACTGCTAGTGCTGCCACATCGCTAATCGCTTTCCTAGGGCTCCACCATGATGTCCTGCAGAAAGTGAGGAAAGAGCTGCAGGTGAAG GGGTTACTATGCAGTCCCAACCAAGAGAAGCAACTGGACATGGAGGTCTTggagcagctgaagtacacaggCTGTGTGATCAAAGAGACCCTCAGGCTGAGCCCACCTGTTCCTGGAGGATTTCGAATTGCACTCAAGACCCTTGAGCTAAAC GGTTACCAGATCCCCAAAGGCTGGAATGTTATTTACAGTATCTGTGATACCCACGATGTGGCCGATCTCTTTACCAACAAGGAGGAATTTAACCCAGATCGCTTCATGTCTCCATCTCCAGAGGATTCCTCCAGATTCAGTTTCATTCCTTTTGGTGGAGGCCTGAGGAGCTGCGTGGGCAAAGAGTTTGCGAAAGTCcttctgaaaatatttacagtgGAGTTGGCTCGGAGCTGTGACTGGCAGCTGCTGAATGGACCTCCTACAATGAAAACAGGCCCCATAGTGTACCCTGTGGACAATCTGCCTACCAAATTCATAGGTTTCAGTGGCCAAATCTGA
- the LOC128968141 gene encoding cytochrome P450 26C1 codes for MPARLSWPEAAALALLTLALLVTLCRHLWALRWSLSRDRACALPLPKGSMGWPFFGETLHWLLQGSRFHSSRRERYGNVFKTHLLGRPVVRVTGAENIRKILLGEHTLVRTQWPQSTQIILGSHTLLGSTGDLHRQRRKILARVFSRAALESYLPRIQKVVSWELRGWCMEPGSIAVYSSAKTLTFRIVAQILLGLRLEEKQFKDLAKTFEQLVENLFSLPLNIPFSGLRKGIKARDMLHEFMEKAIQEKLQRNNPADHNDALDFIINSAKEHGKEFTMQELKESAIELIFAAFFTTASASTSLILLLLKHPSVTEKIRQELVSHELYQQCEHCSAGTCPDTPTTQSRDSKKPLLVPMAKGASKDQTQFWSPTEQSPSQPHAPLDPTLRTGPQLQVPLRQSCCCPSDISLEKLSRLRYLDCVIKEVLRVLPPVSGGYRTALQTFELDGYQIPKGWSVMYSIRDTHETAAIYQSPTSAFDPDRFGTTQTEAVGRFHYIPFGGGARSCIGKELAQAMLKLLAIELVSTARWELATPSYPAMQTVPIVHPVDDGLHLHFHPLQPGHSSKA; via the exons ATGCCGGCGAGGCTCTCCTGGCCCGAAGCGGCGGCACTGGCGCTGCTGaccctggctctgctggtcacTCTGTGCCGGCACCTGTGGGCGCTGCGCTGGAGCCTCAGCCGGGACCGTGCCtgtgccctgcccctgcccaagGGCTCCATGGGCTGGCCCTTTTTCGGGGAGACCCTGCACTGGCTGCTCCAG GGCTCCCGCTTCCACAGCTCCCGGCGGGAGAGGTATGGAAACGTCTTCAAGACCCACCTCCTGGGCCGGCCGGTGGTGCGGGTGACGGGCGCTGAGAACATCCGCAAGATCCTGCTGGGTGAGCACACACTAGTCCGCACGCAGTGGCCCCAGAGCACCCAGATCATCCTGGGCTCCCACACCCTTCTAGGCTCCACTGGTGACCTGCATCGCCAGCGCCGCAAG ATCCTGGCCAGAGTGTTCAGCCGTGCTGCCCTGGAGAGCTACCTTCCACGGATCCAGAAGGTTGTGAGCTGGGAGCTGCGGGGCTGGTGCATGGAGCCGGGCTCCATTGCAGTTTATTCCTCAGCTAAAACCTTGACTTTCCGCATTGTAGCTCAGATTCTGCTGGGGCTCCGCCTGGAGGAAAAGCAGTTCAAGGATCTGGCCAAAACTTTTGAACAGCTGGTGGAGAACCTCTTCTCCCTGCCCCTCAACATACCCTTCAGTGGGCTGCGCAAG GGAATCAAAGCACGGGACATGCTGCATGAGTTTATGGAGAAGGCTATACAGGAAAAGCTACAGAGAAACAACCCAGCAGATCACAATGATGCTCTGGATTTTATAATAAATAGTGCCAAGGAGCATGGCAAAGAATTCACCATGCAGGAGCTAAAG gaGTCAGCGATCGAGCTcatatttgctgcttttttcacTACGGCTAGTGCTAGCACCTCTCTGATCCTCCTGCTACTGAAGCACCCTTCAGTGACTGAAAAAATAAGGCAGGAGCTGGTTTCCCATGAGCTGTACCAGCAGTgtgagcactgctctgcaggaacCTGCCCAGACACCCCAACCACccagagcagagacagcaaGAAGCCACTTCTCGTCCCCATGGCCAAAGGTGCTAGCAAGGACCAGACCCAGTTCTGGAGTCCAACAGAgcaaagtccctcccagcctcaTGCCCCACTGGATCCCACTCTCCGCACTGGCCCCCAGCTCCAGGTGCCATTGAGACAGAGCTGTTGCTGCCCCTCGGacatcagcctggagaagctgagCCGCCTGCGCTACCTGGACTGTGTGATTAAGGAGGTGCTGCGGGTGCTGCCCCCTGTCTCCGGAGGCTACAGGACAGCACTGCAGACTTTTGAGCTGGAT GGCTACCAGATCCCCAAAGGCTGGAGCGTCATGTACAGCATCCGTGACACACATGAGACAGCTGCCATCTACCAGAGCCCCACCAGTGCCTTTGACCCAGACCGCTTTGGAACCACCCAAACAGAGGCTGTGGGCCGCTTCCATTACATCCCTTTTGGCGGTGGGGCACGGAGCTGTATTGGGAAGGAGCTGGCACAGGCCATGCTCAAGCTGCTGGCCATTGAGCTGGTCAGCACAGCCCGCTGGGAGCTGGCCACCCCTAGCTACCCTGCCATGCAGACCGTGCCCATTGTGCATCCTGTTGATGATGGGCTGCATCTCcacttccaccccttgcagccTGGTCACAGCAGCAAGGCCTGA